One region of Vitis vinifera cultivar Pinot Noir 40024 chromosome 1, ASM3070453v1 genomic DNA includes:
- the LOC100260455 gene encoding uncharacterized protein LOC100260455 has protein sequence MDLLAKSYTADDDDGPQHEAEDQNLDNSSPDSSPTRIALPSKSSAPKVDDTTLALAIANTNDKPIDPIQHVVPFNPTYDQLWAPIYGPAHPYAKDGIAQGMRNHKLGFVENAAIEPFIFDEQYNTFHKYGYAADPSASAGNNYVGDLEALEKNDGISVYNIPQHEQKKRKIEKKKESESEENEDVDVEEVQNPATDTWLLKNKKSPWAGKKEGLQTELTEEQKKYAEEYAKKKGEEKGAAEKGEFVTDKSTFHGKEERDYQGRSWIAPPKDAKATNDHCYIPKRLVHTWSGHTKGVSAIRFFPKHGHLILSAGMDTKVKIWDVFNSGKCMRTYMGHSKAVRDISFCNDGTKFLTAGYDKNIKYWDTETGQVISTFSTGKIPYVVKLNPDDDKQNILLAGMSDKKIVQWDMNTGQITQEYDQHLGAVNTITFVDNNRRFVTSSDDKSLRVWEFGIPVVIKYISEPHMHSMPSISLHPNTNWLAAQSLDNQILIYSTRERFQLNKKKRFAGHIAAGYACQVNFSPDGRFVMSGDGEGKCWFWDWKSCKVFRTLKCHEGVCIGCEWHPLEQSKVATCGWDGLIKYWD, from the exons ATGGATCTTCTTGCCAAGAGTTACACGGCAGATGATGACGACGGGCCACAGCATGAAGCAGAAGACCAAAACCTTGACAATTCATCGCCGGATTCTTCCCCAACTCGAATCGCTCTCCCCTCCAAATCCTCCGCCCCCAAGGTCGACGACACCACGCTCGCTCTCGCGATCGCCAATACAAATGACAAACCCATTGACCCTATCCAACACGTCGTCCCCTTCAATCCCACCTACGACCAGCTCTGGGCTCCCATCTATGGCCCCGCCCACCCATACGCCAAAGACGGCATCGCTCAAGGCATGCGCAACCACAAGCTAGGGTTCGTGGAAAACGCCGCTATCGAGCCTTTCATTTTCGACGAACAATATAACACGTTTCACAAGTACGGTTACGCCGCGGACCCGTCTGCTTCGGCGGGGAATAATTATGTTGGGGATCTGGAGGCGTTGGAGAAAAACGACGGTATTTCAGTGTATAATATTCCTCAGCACGAGCAAAAGAAGCGGAAGATTGAGAAAAAGAAGGAATCGGAGAGCGAGGAGAATGAGGATGTTGATGTGGAGGAGGTTCAGAATCCCGCTACTGATACGTGGTTGTTGAAAAATAAGAAGAGTCCGTGGGCGGGGAAGAAGGAAGGGTTGCAGACGGAATTGACGGAGGAACAGAAGAAGTACGCCGAGGAGTACGCAAAGAAGAAGGGTGAGGAGAAAGGGGCAGCCGAAAAGGGCGAATTTGTTACAGATAAGAGTACATTTCATGGGAAAGAGGAGAGGGATTATCAGGGTAGGTCTTGGATTGCACCACCCAAGGATGCTAAGGCTACAAACGATCATTGTTATATACCAAAGAGATTGGTGCATACTTGGAGTGGACACACGAAGGGTGTGTCTGCAATTCGGTTCTTCCCCAAGCATGGGCATTTGATTCTCTCAGCTGGGATGGATACCAAGGTAAAGATTTGGGATGTGTTCAATTCAGGGAAGTGTATGAGGACTTATATGGGTCACTCAAAGGCAGTTCGAGATATTTCGTTTTGTAATGATGGGACTAAGTTTTTGACTGCTGGGTATGACAAGAATATCAAGTACTGGGACACAGAAACTGGACAGGTGATATCCACCTTCTCAACTGGGAAGATCCCTTATGTTGTTAAGCTGAATCCAGATGATGATAAGCAGAATATCCTATTAGCAGGGATGAGTGATAAAAAGATTGTTCAGTGGGATATGAATACAGGGCAAATTACACAAGAGTATGATCAACATTTGGGAGCGGTAAACACCATTACATTTGTAGACAACAATAGGAGATTCGTCACTTCTAGTGATGACAAATCTCTTCGTGTTTGGGAATTTGGGATTCCTGTGGTTATAAAGTATATCAGTGAACCTCATATGCACTCCATGCCATCAATTTCTCTTCACCCAAATACAAATTGGCTTGCGGCACAGAGTTTGGACAATCAGATTCTTATTTATAGCACTAGGGAGAGGTTTCAGCTCAATAAAAAGAAGAGGTTTGCTGGTCACATTGCGGCTGGCTATGCTTGCCAAGTCAATTTCTCACCAGATGGACGGTTTGTCATGTCTGGAGATGGTGAAGGTAAATGCTGGTTTTGGGACTGGAAGAGTTGCAAAGTCTTCAGAACACTCAAGTGTCATGAAGGGGTATGCATCGGGTGTGAGTGGCATCCTTTGGAACAAAGTAAAGTAGCAACATGTGGCTGGGATGGCTTGATTAAGTACTG GGACTAA
- the LOC100260333 gene encoding uncharacterized protein LOC100260333, producing MASLAPGILLKLLNGMNSGLKPTSEHRSSLLQVTDIVPADLDEKNLWPKHGFYIKVSDSSHSIYVSLPFEQDDLVLSNKMQLGQFIYVDRLEPGSPVPVVKGAKPLPGRHPLVGTPEPIMGLREKGEKADQKANSKPSGHRRGSWGTPQNGGDAVSSPMALKPIPLDFDQCTPVKERPTLPMSPMIRSRVGKDGNPSSAARCSISGGQFAKMLDSKGESPAILRKSCVAHSASKFPRSKSVCDREPRIPRSPFNSAEKKSTTPPPSLRNPRLADSFSMAGNAQNSSDSRMMTLQQQSQPVNSVSNNNSSLPMVLPGKLAVLGKEAAQQRETAQKIALQALRDASATETLVRSLKMLSNLSKSAKADAPAACFDQFLDFHLQIVQAVTDMVSIQAATEMAQTPNAEGKGAFGKQHEEDSPILHEIMHNSMDQNRNSLNLSKRRSVLYKSIAVIPERSDQKTSLGKHLRLIPNPKAALERKGGTTPLGKLPFEAAENDENIKPASCILSNTIKLGKQVETEAGNWFMDFLEKALETGLKKQKGTAVGDARKVPQSLILKVINWVEVEQCDSSKRPVHPRAAQIARKLRIKMKNP from the exons ATGGCATCGTTGGCGCCAGGAATTTTGTTGAAGCTTCTCAATGGCATGAATTCTGGGCTTAAACCCACCAGCGAACACCGGAGCTCACTTCTGCAGGTGACGGACATCGTCCCTGCCGATCTTGATGAGAAGAATCTCTGGCCtaagcacggattctacatcaAAGTCTCCGATTCTTCGCACTCCATTTACGTCAGTCTTCCATTTGAACAGGATGATCTTGTTCTCAGTAACAAAATGCAGCTTGGCCAATTCATCTATGTTGATAGATTGGAGCCGGGATCTCCGGTCCCCGTAGTTAAGGGCGCGAAACCACTTCCGGGAAGACACCCATTAGTGGGCACACCAGAACCGATAATGGGCCTGAGAGAAAAGGGTGAGAAAGCTGATCAGAAGGCCAATTCCAAACCCTCAGGTCACAGGAGGGGTTCCTGGGGAACGCCTCAGAATGGAGGGGATGCCGTGTCATCTCCCATGGCTTTGAAGCCAATTCCTTTGGACTTTGATCAGTGTACACCAGTTAAAGAGCGGCCCACGCTTCCCATGTCTCCAATGATAAGGTCGAGAGTGGGGAAGGATGGAAACCCGAGCTCGGCCGCCAGGTGTTCGATCAGTGGTGGGCAATTTGCCAAAATGTTGGATTCCAAAGGAGAAAGTCCTGCTATACTGAGGAAAAGCTGTGTTGCCCATTCTGCATCCAAGTTCCCAAGGAGCAAGAGCGTCTGCGACAGAGAGCCAAGAATCCCAAGGAGTCCCTTCAACTCAGCT GAGAAAAAGAGTACAACACCCCCACCAAGTTTACGGAACCCAAGATTAGCAGATTCATTCAGTATGGCCGGGAATGCACAGAATTCTTCAGACTCAAGGATGATGACTTTACAACAACAGTCTCAGCCTGTTAATTCAGTTTCCAATAATAACAGCAGTCTACCTATGGTTTTACCAGGAAAACTTGCCGTACTGGGCAAG GAAGCAGCACAGCAACGAGAAACAGCACAGAAAATTGCCCTTCAAGCACTCAGAGATGCTTCAGCTACTGAAACTCTAGTTCGGTCTCTCAA GATGTTGTCAAACTTGAGTAAATCAGCTAAGGCAGATGCTCCAGCTGCCTGTTTTGACCAGTTTCTGGATTTCCATCTTCAAATTGTGCAAGCAGTGACTGATATGGTGTCCATACAAGCAGCTACTGAAATGGCTCAAACCCCAAATGCTGAAGGGAAAGGAGCTTTTGGAAAACAGCATGAAGAAGATTCACCCATCTTACATGAAATTATGCACAACTCCATGGACCAAAACCGGAACTCCTTAAATTTGTCCAAGAGAAGATCAGTGTTATACAAGTCAATTGCAGTTATTCCTGAAAGAAGTGATCAGAAGACAAGCCTGGGGAAGCACTTGAGATTGATTCCCAATCCGAAGGCAGCTTTGGAAAGAAAAGGAGGGACCACTCCACTTGGAAAACTGCCCTTTGAAGCTGCTGAGAATGATGAGAACATAAAACCAGCCTCTTGTATCTTGAGCAATACAATCAAATTGGGTAAGCAGGTTGAAACAGAAGCTGGAAACTGGTTTATGGACTTCCTGGAAAAAGCTTTAGAAACAGGTCTGAAGAAACAAAAGGGGACAGCAGTTGGGGATGCTCGGAAAGTTCCTCAGTCTCTCATACTCAAGGTCATTAATTGGGTGGAGGTAGAGCAGTGTGATAGTAGTAAGCGGCCAGTGCATCCCAGAGCAGCACAGATAGCAAGGAAGTTGAGGATCAAGATGAAGAACCCTTGA
- the LOC104880034 gene encoding uncharacterized protein LOC104880034 — MEAMWMRRVPVGLKPSIPFSALILPIPFPHLKPLLSLHHRSLSIAASSSTIPVYSTYHHHHHPSSAADENGNPIKGSKVLLKGMRYFELQNWVQSHGYRPGQALMLWKRLYGNNIWAHCIDELEGLNKDFKSMLSEHAEFKALTLKDSIKASDGTRKILFTLDDGLVIETVIIPCDRGRNTVCVSSQVGCAMNCQFCYTGRMGLTRHLTAAEIVEQAVYARRLFSSEVGSITNVVFMGMGEPFHNIESVIKAADIMVHDQGLHFSPRKVTVSTSGLVPQLKHFLRESNCALAVSLNATTDEVRNWVMPINRKYNLSLLLQTLREELRSKHNYKVLFEYVMLAGVNDSLEDARRLIDLVQGIPCKVNLISFNPHCGSQFKPTSEEKIIEFRNILAEAGCIVFLRPSRGDDQMAACGQLGKPGQVQAPLLRVPAKFQSALT; from the exons ATGGAGGCCATGTGGATGAGGCGAGTGCCAGTGGGTTTGAAACCTTCAATCCCTTTCTCTGCCCTTATTCTTCCCATCCCCTTCCCTCATCTGAAACCACTCCTCTCTCTCCATCATCGCTCGCTCTCAATTGCCGCTTCTTCTTCAACGATTCCAGTTTATTCAacttatcatcatcatcatcatccttcCTCCGCTGCCG ACGAGAATGGGAATCCAATCAAGGGCTCAAAGGTGCTTCTCAAAGGAATGAGATATTTTGAACTTCAA AATTGGGTTCAATCACATGGGTACAGGCCCGGGCAGGCGTTAATGCTATGGAAGCGGCTTTACGGAAACAACATTTGGGCACATTGTATCGATGAATTAGAAG GTTTGAACAAAGATTTCAAGAGCATGTTGAGTGAACATGCTGAATTCAAGGCATTGACCTTGAAAGACAGTATCAAAGCCTCTGATGGAACTAGGAAG ATTTTATTCACGTTGGATGATGGGCTAGTGATAGAAACAGTCATAATACCTTGTGATAGGGGCAGGAACACTGTGTGTGTTTCAAGTCAAGTGGGTTGTGCCATGAATTGTCAGTTCTGCTATACTGGCAG GATGGGACTAACGAGACACCTAACTGCAGCTGAGATAGTAGAACAGGCTGTATATGCGCGACGTCTATTCTCAAGTGAAGTCGGTTCCATTACGAATGTTGTATTTATG GGGATGGGCGAACCATTTCATAACATCGAAAGTGTCATAAAAGCTGCAGACATAATGGTGCATGATCAAGGCCTTCATTTCAGTCCTCGCAAAGTTACTGTTTCAACCAGTGGGCTCGTTCCTCAGCTGAAACATTTCCTCCGTGAATCTAATTGTGCTTTAGCAGTTAGCTTGAATGCGACAACCGATGAG GTAAGAAACTGGGTAATGCCAATTAACCGGAAGTATAACTTAAGCTTGCTTCTTCAAACCCTTCGAGAAGAACTTCGCTCCAAACATAACTACAAAGTTCTATTTGAATATGTGATGCTTGCAGGAGTTAACGACAG CCTTGAGGATGCAAGGAGGCTCATTGATCTTGTTCAGGGCATTCCTTGCAAGGTCAATCTTATATCGTTTAATCCACATTGCGGATCCCAGTTTAAACCAACCAGTGAAGAGAAGATAATTGAGTTCCGAAATATTCTGGCGGAAGCAGGGTGTATTGTTTTCTTGCGACCCAGTAGAGGGGATGACCAAATGGCTGCCTGTGGTCAACTTGGGAAGCCTGGCCAAGTTCAGGCTCCCTTGCTTCGGGTGCCTGCTAAATTCCAGTCTGCCCTGACCTAG